The genomic interval TATCAACCCCTCTCTTGTGTTGAAAAGAATATTGCAAACCCATCAATTTAGTCATTGCCTTTTGCTATAATTCAGTCCCCAATATTTGATCATCCAAATGACACAAGCTTTTGTGATATGTTTTAATGATAAATGGACCTCTCTGCAGATAACATCTCCACTTATCCACAGCCATCATAATAGCTAGAAACTCTTTTTCGTAAATGGACAATTTCTGATTAACAGGACCCAAAGTTTTGCTATAATAAGCAATAGGGTGACCCTGCTGACTTAAAACAGCACCAAGACCATAAGCACATGCATCAGTCTCCAAAGTAAAAGGAAGCTAAAAATTGGGCAAAGCTAACACTGGAGTGTTACTCATAGCTGTCTTCAACTGATCAAAAGCAAGCTGAGCAGCATCAGTCCAAAGAAAGGCCTTCTTCTTCAACAAGAGTGTCAATGGTCGTGCTATGATACTATAACCCTGAACAAATTTTCTGTAATAGCCTGTCAGTCCCAAAAATCCCCTCAATTCAGTAACAGAAGTAGGCACAGGCCAAGCCAGCATTGCTGCTGTCTTCTCAGGATCAGCGCTAACTCCTTTGTCAGAAATGATATGTCCTAAGTATTCCAGTTGAGTGCAAGCAAAAGAGCATTTAGACCTCTTAGTAAACAACTGGTGCTGCctcaaaataacaaaaacttGCTGAAGATGATGCAAATGACTATCAAGGTCAGGGCTATAAACTAAGATATCGTCCATAAACACCAACACAAACTTCCTGATAAATGGTGCAAAGACTGAGTTCATAAGGCACTGAAAGGTGGAGGGTGCATTCGTGAGACCAAATGGCATAACCCTAAACTAAAATTGCCCATGATGTGTCTTAAAGGCTGTCTTGGCTTCATCAGTTTCCACCATTCGAATTTGATGATACCCAGCTTTCAAGTCCAGTTTAGAGAAGAATTTAGTGCCTGAGAGCTCATCCAATAATTCATCAACAACCGGCATAGGAGACTTACTTTTAATGGTGAGAGCATTTAATCTTCTGTAATCCACACAAAATCGCCAACTACCATCCTTTTTCTTGACAAGTAAAACAGGTGATGCATAGGGACTCATACTAGGTGTAATTAAACCAGCATCAATCATTTCTTTCACCTGTTTCTCAATCTCGTCTTTTTGTAACGGAGAATAGCGATAAGGTCTGCAGTTGACAGGAGCTCACCTTCCTACTGCTATTCGTTTGAGAGCATTGGTTCACAGTAAAGTCTTGTTACTTTTGGTGGATTCTGGCAGCTCTCACAGCTTTATTGATTACAACTTTTTCAGTGTCACCATTGCCGGTCATGACACTGGGATAAGAGggtgagaacctctcaccatcattatttgatgggacatgtcaggctgcacgctGCCTGACACACAAGCAGCGCACAGGCGCACTAGCCAGTCCGATCGGttattcgaccggtcacagaccggttgagtacACTGCACGCCGCACGACCGCTCGggtcgccataaatgcgggtaggtgggcacatgtacgtggtgacctagagagggggtcgggggagcccgacccctagtcacgggaaGGGGGGGCCGCTGCCCGACCTCGGGctcgatcccccctcgggggagggccacatggcgcctggggcagccttctccctctagtcttggccagggagtggccgccaccccacctcgggcctgactccccttgagggagggccacgtggaattggggggcggcctcctccgactagtctttgggaacgagtggccgccaccccacctcgggcctgactccccttaGGGAAGGGCCACATGGCAttgggggcagcctcctccgactagtctttgggaaggagtggccgccaccctagcctcctccctctaaacatgatacccccgggcttatatcaccgacagtagcccccggcgtTAGCCCTGGCCAAAACCTTTCCCAGGTGATCAGGGTTGACGCCAATCTGCTAGTCAGTTGACATGCGGGCCCGATCTTCTGTCCTATCATTCTGGGAGTTGGGCGGTGGGAGTTTAGTCACGTTCATACGTCGCCTTAACTTCCCACTTTTCTCCCGGTCTCCGAGGCGCTGCGGGCTCGGGAGTTTAGCCCATACCTTAGGTCGTGAACTTATTTCCTGTATATACTCAGCAAATGTTGTTAGACTCTCTCGGGCCCGTGACCTTACGCCGCGTACCTCGCTTGCCCCTGCCTCTTGTTAACCTCTGTTCGTGTTATACTTCATCTATTCAAATGATTATTTTTGCGTGAGCGTGGGGACTGAACTTTCCATAGTCAACAATCTTTACCCGCGATCAAGCCAGGCTGGGCGCCGTAGCTAGCCGGCGGGGCCAAAACTAGctgctacggaagagccagctCAGGGGACCCCGGGCGTCGACAGCGACCAGAGCTCGATgcagggctaggatagagctaggaatcgtagcccccaCACTTCTAGCAAAGAATCATTTGAATGGATGAGGtgaatacaaactttttgttacCAAGGGAGGCAAGCCAACGCGCGACACGTGGGTACCGCGGGAccgcgaggaagagatgggCGAGAGATAAACATAAGCAATAATAATTCTATGCAAATGATCATCTTTGCGCGAGTGTGAGGACTAAATTTTCCATAGCCAACAATCTTCACCTACGATCAAGCCAAGCTGGGCGCTGTAGCCAGCCGACGGGGCAAAAccagccgctacggaagagccagcacagggggtcccAGACGTCGACGGCGCccagagctcgacgcagggctaggatagagctaggaatcgtagcccccaCACTTTTAGCAAAGAATCGTTTGTATGAATGAAGCAAACACAAACCTTGTTTGCATGTCGCAACCTTTGAAACCTTTAGCTTGAAGAGGGCCTCTCTCCATGGGTCCCTAACCACTTTGGGAAGCCTGCGACCACTTAGCAAACGAGGTCAGGTTCCCACAAGCCTGTGTCCCCACGCTACACATTCTGTTTGATCTTTCCTTTCGGTGGCCTCCTTTCAATATCTCTCCCTTCTACACGGACGACTACTTTCGCCCGAGTGTGAGAGCCGAAAAACTCTAGAGCCAGCGATCCCCGTCCACAGTTGAGCCAGGTCGGGCACCATAGCCAACCGGTGGGACCAAAGctagccgctacggaagagctaGCACAGGGGGTCCCGGGCTTCAACGGCACCCAGCGCTCAACTTAAGGCTAGAATAGGGCTAGAAAACTTAGCCCCCACACCTAGCGAGGAAACATTCATGTAGATGGGAGAGAGGTTGGGCTTTTACCACCGAGGGAGCAAACAAATGCGCAACACGCGAGCGTCATAGGGCCATGAGAAAAGAACGggggaaaataaatataagactTCAAGCTGTATTAAGCTGATGAattgaaaaaatgaaaatacttGAAGCTTGAAAGGACGATTAGTTGAGCCAGGCCGAGcaccgtagccagccggcgggaccaaaactagccgctacggaagagccagcacagggggtcccGGGCTTCGACGGCACCTGGAGCTCAACTGCAAGAGTCCTCTCAGGAGTAGACCGAGGCAAGTGGCAGGTTCATGAGCGATCCCCGCGCTTGGCCATGAAGGGCCATTGGGAAGAAACTCGCCTTGACCCGGTCGTCACCCCACGCCGCCTCTATGATCGTCGTGTGGATCTGGAGGGACTTGGAGGGGTTGACGCTACCGTGGTACCTTTCGGTGAGGCTGGGCCGAAATTTTGGGGGTCATCGGTCATTCCGAAGACTCGCCATAAAGATCTGGCCGCCAGCCTTATCCGGTGAAGATGCGGGGGGCCTAGCCCCCTGCCTGGGGTGGCACGACACTCCTGAGGAAGCTGCGCCTTCCCCCGCATTGGCGGCGCAACACTTATCGCGCCGGCGCTCGAAAGAACCTCAAAAATCACGAACgcgccccctacctggcgcgccagatgtcggagaatgaactcctccatcagggaaccgtgaggcccccctttgtgagtttggccgggggcagcgggtgagatttgagggcttggtgagcgaagctgtgtgatcttgagggcgTTCAATCCCCAAatacgatgagacaaaaggggtttatataggttcgcgccgctaagaagcgtaataccctactcctgtgtttgggactatggttgagtgttacaagggttcctaaactccggagagcattctcgctcttcttctcctagagttcaggCCTACTgagtgtcgtcgtcgtcgtcgtccctttTCTcagtgggcaaggtcctccttttatagtttaaggggataccacatagGCCCAACAACTAATTTCCTCGAGAAGTATTAccatctttgcattaaatgcatttCTTGTTCCTTAACTTGGAAGCCGCATACACGTCGCCTCGGTCGTGGGGCCTACCACACCATGCCGCCTGACACGAGGGACGCCCATGTCATTCACtgtttaatgggtgaagacttctgggctcctattacatcGGGGAACGGGAGCCtagctttgaccagagcgggaggaccgactccggctgggataagaggatgagaacctctcaccatcattatttgatgggacatgtcaggctgcacgccgcctaacacacgagcagcgcacagGCGCACTAGCCAGTTCCATCGGTTATTCGACcagtcacagaccggttgagtacACTGCACgctgcattaaatgcggcgtggcgcgaccgctcgggtcgccataaatgcaggtaggtgggcacctgtacgtggtgacctagagagggggtcgggggagcccgacccctagtcacgggaggtggccgccgccgcccgacctcgggcccgatcccccctcgggggagggccacgtggcgcctggggcagccttttccctctagtctcggccagggagtgtccgccaccccacctcgggcctgactccccttgggggagggccacgtggcattggggggcggcctcctccgactagtatttgggaaggagtggccgccaccccacctcgggcctgactccccttgggggagggcTATGTGGCAttttggggggcagcctcctccctctaaacatgataaccccgggcccatatcaccgacaaagTTTTATTGGGAGGAAatgattaaattttaaaacccaTGATAACTTCTTTGCATATACTCCTCTGCAGTAAAGCTCAAGGACATCCAATCTTCTCGCTAATTTAGTACTATAGGGTGTTTGGAAAATAGGTTAGGAGAGGTGGAATTAGGAAACGGAAATGAATGAAGCGATAGGATGAAATATGGTGAGAATGATGGATAGCTAAGATTGAGACTTATCCTTTGAGGCGTGGGAAATCATATCTCAAACCTATTTTCCAAACATGACCATAGTACTAATCTCTCCACCTAAATACCATCCTATATAAGCCACGCGCTGCGTGTGTCAGTGTCACCGCGCACACGCCTTCAATTATTATTTGCCAATGGCTTTCTCGGCTTCCATCTTCTCCTTTTActccttcgccgtcgccgccgtcctcttgGTAGGCACGGCGGCCGCCAGGCCAGCCACGTCCGCCGTCGTGGCTCGTGGCACCAAtgccacggcggccgccgccaacGCAACCGTGAtggcgcgccgcggccgctcctcgccgctatcgacggcgacgacggaggaggaggagcagcagtaCATCTGCTACCTCTGCCGCGGGCGCAACACGCTGATGATCAGCTGGTGCCCCCTCGACAAGGACGAGTGCCACATCGCCTgcctctcgtcgccgtcgtcggcgtcgcgctcctcctcctcgtctccgccgcgcgcgcTGCCTTtttccgccgccgacgacgatggcggcgacaaCGGCCGGGGCGGGGGCCACGACGACTGCTACGTCATGAAGGTGTACCCTGACGGCAGCTGGGTCGTCGTCGACGTGGTCAGCTGCCAGGCGTCCGCGGGATGCTACCTCGTGTGCAGCTACGGCGAcgcgctgccgtcgtcgtcgtcgtcgggcgccGCTTCCGGCGAGATCACCCCGGCCGCCATCGGTAGCCCGCTGCCGCGCGGCCTGACCGAGTTCGAGCGGTGCGGCGACCAGCGCTAGCCGTGCCCGGGTGCCGCCGTCCGCGAGCCCATGTCGACAACGCGTACGTGCAGTTTGATGATCCGATCCGACGAATGTAACGTTGGACATAGCACTAAACCTCGTGTCAATCTGTGCATAAATATATAGGCAGTATGGTAGAGAGAAAACCAAAAGAAATTCAAGcaagcaaaacaaataaaaataataatacgaGTAACACTTtaggtttcacaatttttttttcaggaagtAGTAGTTAATGTGGAAGAATCAACCAGCTCATATTTGCAAACTACGATCTGTCTCTGTTAACCAAATTACGAGTGTGTGTTCTTGGGATAAATTCACAGCCGTTTAATTTCTTACTGATCGGATCGATCTTGCGGCTTGCGGCAGCAACACGAGAAGTCTCCTCGTTCTATGGCTAAAAACGTCCCAACCTGCCGTTTCGGTGGTTTGTTTTTTGGTAAATGGCTGCGGCAGCACAACACACTTTGCTTGTTGCTCACCACTTTCAAACAGAATCCATTGCTTCCTGGGCTTGCTAATTAACCGTGTCCACCGCTGACAAATAGTACCATCCACCGCCGGAGCGCGTAGTTGCTGAACAGCTGAATTAGTAAATCACTATTCCACTACTGATTTGCACTACATTTGTTTGCTGTTCATAGCGATATGCGTAGTCTACGTGCAtgtactatgttttttttttttgaaagggaTATGTACCGGGTATTCATGAGTATGAACCTTGTTAGAAAATTTGTACAGAGGAAAATAGGAAATGTATACCCTAGACGTTTGATCTGGAAAATGAGTACAGCTAGAAAGCTATTTTTCAGATGAGGATGAAATATTAAGTTGATGCGCGTGAAACGAGAAAactattagtgcatgattaattaaaatataattattacagCCTTTATAAATGGGTAtctttaatattttaaagcaacctatatatagaaagtttttgcatgaaatataccgtttaatagtttaaaagcGTGCTAACGAAACAGAGATACAATCCGAATCTTAATTACAAAATAACATATGTATGCAACCGATTTTTCTGGTTTCTCTTGATGAAGAAAAACATGTAACCTCTACATGGGAAGAGATAATTAGCAGATTGCTCGATTGAAATTTGATACCAcccttcagaattcagatagcACTCTTACGCAGAAACGGGTAAGCACTTATTCTCGTATAGTCAAATTGTAGTATCCATTCATTGACTGAGATTTTGTTGGTCTCCCAACATAATCATAATTTCATACTACTACGCTCCTGACGTCAAAATGCAGCTGCAGCCAAAATGACCTATAAATATCCCCGCCATAAAAAAAACCCTTATAAATGAGACAGGCTGCACGCATCATCTCTCATCAATTTGTCATTATCTTTGCGATATGCCTCTCTCAGTAGCTTCCATCAACCGTGCATCCTACCaagttctcctcctcctcgccgccgccgccgtgtccaccacgggcggcgacggcaacaCGGCGCCCGGCAATGCCACCGCCACGGCGACGACTGGCGGCGACGACACGGAGATGTACATCTGCTACCTCTGCACCGGGCGCAACCCGATCCTGATCAGGCGGTGCCCCATCTACTGGGACTACTG from Oryza glaberrima chromosome 3, OglaRS2, whole genome shotgun sequence carries:
- the LOC127766985 gene encoding uncharacterized protein LOC127766985, which encodes MAFSASIFSFYSFAVAAVLLVGTAAARPATSAVVARGTNATAAAANATVMARRGRSSPLSTATTEEEEQQYICYLCRGRNTLMISWCPLDKDECHIACLSSPSSASRSSSSSPPRALPFSAADDDGGDNGRGGGHDDCYVMKVYPDGSWVVVDVVSCQASAGCYLVCSYGDALPSSSSSGAASGEITPAAIGSPLPRGLTEFERCGDQR